The following proteins are co-located in the Escherichia fergusonii ATCC 35469 genome:
- the sufS gene encoding cysteine desulfurase SufS, whose protein sequence is MTFSVDKVRADFPVLSREVNGLPLAYLDSAASAQKPSQVIDAEAEFYRHGYAAVHRGIHTLSAQATEKMENVRKRASLFINARSAEELVFVRGTTEGINLVANSWGNSNVRAGDNIIISQMEHHANIVPWQMLCARVGAELRVIPLNPDGTLQLETLPTLFDEKTRLLAITHVSNVLGTENPLVEMITLAHQHGAKVLVDGAQAVMHHPVDVQALDCDFYVFSGHKLYGPTGIGILYVKEALLQEMPPWEGGGSMIATVSLSEGTTWTKAPWRFEAGTPNTGGIIGLGAALEYVSALGLNNIAEYEQNLMHYALSQLESVPDLTLYGPQNRLGVIAFNLGKHHAYDVGSFLDNYGIAVRTGHHCAMPLMAYYNVPAMCRASLAMYNTHEEVDRLVTGLQRIHRLLG, encoded by the coding sequence ATGACTTTTTCCGTTGATAAGGTGCGGGCCGATTTCCCGGTGCTTTCGCGTGAGGTGAACGGTTTGCCGCTGGCTTATCTCGACAGCGCCGCCAGTGCGCAGAAACCGAGCCAGGTGATTGATGCCGAGGCTGAGTTTTATCGTCATGGCTACGCGGCGGTGCATCGCGGTATTCATACCTTAAGCGCCCAGGCGACCGAGAAAATGGAGAACGTGCGCAAGCGGGCATCGTTGTTTATCAACGCCCGTTCGGCGGAAGAGCTGGTGTTCGTCCGCGGCACGACGGAAGGGATCAATCTGGTCGCCAATAGCTGGGGCAACAGCAATGTGCGGGCGGGCGATAACATCATCATCAGTCAGATGGAGCACCACGCTAACATTGTTCCCTGGCAGATGCTTTGCGCACGCGTTGGCGCAGAGCTGCGTGTGATCCCTCTCAACCCCGACGGTACGCTGCAACTGGAGACGCTGCCTACGCTGTTTGATGAGAAAACTCGCCTGCTGGCAATTACCCATGTCTCCAACGTGCTTGGGACAGAAAATCCGCTGGTGGAGATGATCACGCTTGCGCACCAACATGGCGCAAAAGTACTGGTGGATGGCGCTCAGGCGGTGATGCATCATCCGGTGGACGTTCAGGCGCTGGATTGCGATTTTTACGTGTTCTCCGGGCATAAACTGTATGGACCCACCGGGATTGGCATTCTTTATGTCAAAGAAGCCTTGTTGCAGGAAATGCCGCCGTGGGAAGGGGGCGGTTCTATGATCGCCACCGTCAGCCTGAGTGAAGGCACAACCTGGACTAAAGCACCGTGGCGGTTTGAAGCCGGCACACCCAATACCGGAGGCATTATTGGTCTTGGCGCGGCGCTGGAGTATGTGTCGGCGCTGGGGCTTAATAATATAGCCGAGTATGAACAGAATCTGATGCACTACGCGCTATCACAGCTGGAATCTGTACCGGATCTCACTCTCTATGGTCCCCAGAACAGGCTTGGCGTTATTGCTTTTAATCTTGGCAAACACCACGCCTATGACGTCGGCAGTTTTCTTGATAACTACGGTATTGCAGTACGTACCGGACATCACTGCGCAATGCCATTAATGGCCTATTACAACGTCCCGGCTATGTGTCGGGCGTCGCTGGCCATGTATAACACCCATGAAGAAGTTGATCGTCTGGTGACCGGATTGCAACGTATTCATCGTTTGCTGGGATAA
- the sufA gene encoding Fe-S cluster assembly scaffold SufA, with protein sequence MELHTGTFNPDEFAWQGLTLTPAAVVHIRELVAKQPGMVGVRLGVKQTGCAGFGYVLDSVSEPDKDDLLFEHDGAKLFVPLQAMPFIDGTEVDFVREGLNQIFKFHNPKAQNECGCGESFGV encoded by the coding sequence ATGGAACTGCATACAGGAACTTTTAATCCCGATGAATTTGCCTGGCAGGGCTTAACGCTGACACCCGCTGCCGTGGTCCACATCCGTGAGCTGGTGGCAAAGCAACCAGGTATGGTCGGCGTGCGCTTAGGCGTTAAGCAAACGGGCTGCGCGGGCTTTGGCTATGTGCTCGACAGTGTTAGCGAGCCGGACAAAGACGATCTGCTGTTTGAACACGACGGCGCGAAGCTGTTTGTCCCGCTGCAAGCGATGCCGTTTATTGATGGCACGGAAGTCGATTTCGTTCGTGAAGGACTTAATCAGATATTCAAATTTCACAACCCTAAAGCCCAGAATGAATGTGGCTGTGGCGAAAGCTTTGGGGTATAG
- the sufC gene encoding Fe-S cluster assembly ATPase SufC translates to MLSIKDLHVSVEDKTILRGLSLDVRPGEVHAIMGPNGSGKSTLSATLAGREDYEVTGGTVEFKGKDLLALSPEDRAGEGIFMAFQYPVEIPGVSNQFFLQTALNAVRSYRGQETLDRFDFQDLMEEKIALLKMPEDLLTRSVNVGFSGGEKKRNDILQMAVLEPELCILDESDSGLDIDALKVVADGVNSLRDGKRSFIIVTHYQRILDYIKPDYVHVLYQGRIVKSGDFTLVKQLEEQGYGWLTEQQ, encoded by the coding sequence ATGTTAAGTATTAAAGATTTACACGTCAGCGTGGAAGATAAAACTATCCTGCGTGGGTTAAGCCTCGACGTTCGTCCCGGCGAAGTTCACGCCATTATGGGGCCAAACGGTTCTGGCAAAAGTACCTTATCGGCAACGCTTGCTGGGCGAGAAGATTATGAGGTGACGGGCGGCACGGTTGAGTTCAAAGGCAAAGATTTGCTTGCGCTGTCGCCGGAAGATCGTGCAGGTGAAGGCATCTTTATGGCCTTCCAGTATCCGGTGGAAATTCCCGGCGTCAGTAACCAGTTTTTCCTGCAAACGGCACTTAATGCGGTGCGCAGCTATCGCGGCCAGGAAACGCTCGACCGCTTTGATTTTCAGGATTTGATGGAAGAGAAAATCGCTCTCCTGAAGATGCCGGAGGATTTATTAACCCGTTCGGTAAATGTTGGTTTTTCCGGCGGCGAGAAAAAGCGCAACGATATTTTGCAAATGGCGGTGCTGGAACCGGAGTTATGCATTCTTGATGAGTCGGACTCCGGGCTGGATATTGACGCATTAAAAGTGGTTGCCGATGGCGTGAACTCGCTGCGTGACGGCAAGCGTTCATTCATCATTGTTACGCACTACCAACGCATTCTCGACTACATCAAGCCTGATTATGTCCATGTGCTGTATCAGGGACGAATTGTGAAATCCGGCGATTTCACATTGGTCAAACAACTGGAGGAGCAGGGTTATGGCTGGCTTACCGAACAGCAGTAA
- the ydiK gene encoding AI-2E family transporter YdiK — translation MVNVRQPRDVAQILLSVLFLAIMIVACLWIVQPFILGITWAGTVVIATWPVLLRLQKILFGRRSLAVLVMTLLLVMVFIIPIALLVNSIVDGSGPLIKAISSGDMTLPDLAWLNTIPVIGAKLYAGWHNLLDMGGTAIMAKVRPYIGTTTTWFVGQAAHLGRFMVHCALMLLFSALLYWRGEQVAQGIRHFATRLAGVRGDAAVLLAAQAIRAVALGVVVTALVQAVLGGIGLAVSGVPYATLLTVLMILSCLVQLGPLPVLIPAIIWLYWTGDTTWGTVLLVWSGVVGTLDNVIRPMLIRMGADLPLILILSGVIGGLIAFGMIGLFIGPVLLAVTWRLFAAWVDEVPPPVNDPDEILEELDEIEKPQH, via the coding sequence ATGGTAAATGTTCGTCAGCCCAGGGATGTTGCCCAAATTCTGCTCTCGGTGCTGTTTTTAGCCATCATGATTGTGGCATGTTTATGGATTGTTCAACCCTTTATTCTCGGTATCACATGGGCCGGTACAGTGGTTATCGCCACCTGGCCTGTTCTGTTACGCTTGCAAAAAATCCTCTTTGGCCGCCGTTCTCTCGCTGTACTGGTGATGACGTTACTGTTAGTGATGGTGTTCATCATTCCTATTGCCTTATTGGTAAATAGTATTGTGGACGGCAGCGGTCCACTGATCAAAGCCATCTCCAGCGGTGACATGACATTACCAGACCTCGCCTGGTTAAATACCATTCCGGTGATTGGCGCGAAGTTGTATGCCGGTTGGCACAATTTGCTGGATATGGGCGGCACAGCGATCATGGCGAAAGTCCGTCCTTACATTGGCACAACGACCACCTGGTTTGTTGGACAAGCTGCGCATCTCGGACGTTTTATGGTGCATTGTGCGCTGATGCTACTTTTCAGCGCCTTGCTGTACTGGCGCGGTGAACAGGTTGCGCAAGGTATCCGCCATTTTGCGACACGTCTGGCGGGCGTTCGTGGTGATGCAGCTGTGCTACTCGCCGCACAAGCCATTCGCGCCGTGGCGCTTGGCGTAGTGGTAACTGCGCTGGTACAGGCAGTACTTGGTGGGATTGGTCTGGCTGTTTCAGGTGTTCCTTACGCAACGTTATTGACCGTATTAATGATCCTCTCCTGTCTGGTACAGCTTGGGCCATTACCGGTATTGATCCCGGCGATTATCTGGCTCTACTGGACCGGAGATACCACATGGGGAACTGTGTTACTGGTGTGGAGTGGTGTGGTCGGTACACTGGATAACGTCATCCGACCAATGCTAATTCGTATGGGCGCCGACCTACCGTTAATACTGATCCTCTCTGGTGTCATTGGTGGTTTGATTGCCTTTGGGATGATCGGTCTGTTTATCGGCCCAGTTCTGTTAGCGGTTACCTGGCGCCTGTTTGCCGCCTGGGTTGATGAAGTTCCCCCGCCAGTTAACGATCCCGATGAAATCCTCGAAGAGTTGGACGAGATCGAAAAGCCACAACATTAA
- a CDS encoding FAD-binding and (Fe-S)-binding domain-containing protein, translated as MIPQISQAPGIVQLVVNFLQELEQQGFTGDTATSYAERLTMSTDNSIYQLLPDAVVFPRSTADVALIARLAAQERYTSLIFTPRGGGTGTNGQALNQGIIVDMSRYMNRIIEINPEEGWVRVEAGVIKDQLNQYLKPFGYFFAPELSTSNRATLGGMINTDASGQGSLVYGKTSDHVLGVRAVLLGGDILDTQPLPVELAETLGKTNTTIGRIYNTVYQRCRQQRQLIIDKFPKLNRFLTGYDLRHVFNDEMTEFDLTRILTGSEGTLAFITEAQLDITRLPKVRRLVNVKYDSFDSALRNAPFMVEARALSVETVDSKVLNLAREDIVWHSVSELITDVPDKQMLGLNIVEFAGDDEALIDQQVNALCARLDELIASQQAGVIGWQVCSELAGVERIYAMRKKAVGLLGNAKGAAKPIPFAEDTCVPPEHLADYIAEFRALLDSHGLSYGMFGHVDAGVLHVRPALDMCDPQQEILMKQISDDVVALTAKYGGLLWGEHGKGFRAEYSPAFFGEELYGELRKVKAAFDPQNRLNPGKICPPEGIDAPMMKVDAVKRGTYDRQIPIAVRQQWRGAMECNGNGLCFNFDARSPMCPSMKITQNRIHSPKGRATLVREWLRLLADRGVDPLKLEQELPESGVSLRTLIARTRNSWHANKGEYDFSHEVKEAMSGCLACKACSTQCPIKIDVPEFRSRFLQLYHTRYLRPLRDHLVATVESYAPLMARAPKTFNFFINQPLVRKLSEKHIGMVDLPLLSVPSLQQQMVGHRSANMTLEQLENLTTEQKARTVLVVQDPFTSYYEAQVVADFVRLIEKLGFQPVLLPFSPNGKAQHIKGFLSRFTKTAKKTSELLNRVAQLGMPMVGVDPALVLCYRDEYKLALGEKRGDFHVMLVNEWLSSVLESVPTREMSGETWYFFGHCTEVTAIPGAPAQWATIFARFGAKLDNVNVGCCGMAGTYGHEAKNHKNSLGIYELSWHQAMEKLPRQRCLATGYSCRSQVKRIEGTGVRHPLQALLELMK; from the coding sequence ATGATCCCACAAATTTCTCAGGCTCCCGGCATCGTTCAGCTGGTGGTCAATTTTTTGCAAGAACTGGAGCAACAAGGGTTTACTGGCGACACGGCAACAAGTTATGCCGAACGTTTAACGATGTCGACGGACAATAGCATCTATCAGTTGCTTCCTGACGCAGTAGTGTTTCCACGTTCGACGGCTGATGTGGCACTTATTGCCCGTCTTGCTGCTCAGGAACGCTACACATCCCTGATCTTTACTCCCCGTGGTGGTGGCACTGGCACTAACGGTCAGGCGCTTAATCAGGGGATTATTGTTGATATGTCCCGCTATATGAACCGCATCATCGAAATCAATCCTGAAGAGGGGTGGGTGCGCGTGGAAGCTGGGGTGATTAAAGATCAACTCAATCAGTATTTGAAACCATTTGGCTACTTTTTTGCGCCAGAACTTTCGACCAGCAATCGCGCAACGCTCGGCGGGATGATCAATACCGATGCCTCCGGTCAGGGCTCTTTAGTGTATGGGAAAACATCAGATCATGTGCTTGGTGTGCGGGCAGTTTTACTGGGTGGCGATATTCTTGATACTCAGCCTTTGCCTGTTGAACTGGCGGAAACACTCGGCAAAACCAATACCACTATCGGGCGTATCTACAACACTGTTTATCAACGTTGCCGTCAGCAACGCCAGTTAATTATCGACAAATTCCCCAAACTTAACCGTTTTCTGACTGGTTACGATCTGCGTCATGTCTTTAACGACGAGATGACCGAGTTTGACCTGACTCGCATTCTCACCGGTTCAGAAGGAACACTGGCATTTATTACTGAGGCTCAGCTGGATATAACTCGCTTGCCTAAAGTGCGCCGTCTGGTAAACGTGAAGTATGATTCGTTTGATTCCGCGCTGCGTAACGCACCGTTTATGGTCGAAGCTCGGGCGCTTTCGGTAGAGACAGTGGACTCTAAAGTGCTTAACCTGGCGCGGGAAGATATCGTCTGGCATTCCGTCAGTGAACTGATTACCGATGTACCCGACAAACAGATGCTCGGGCTAAACATTGTTGAATTTGCCGGAGACGATGAAGCACTTATCGATCAGCAGGTGAATGCGCTCTGTGCGCGGCTGGATGAACTTATCGCCAGCCAGCAAGCAGGTGTGATCGGCTGGCAGGTATGCAGTGAGCTGGCAGGTGTTGAGCGTATTTATGCCATGCGCAAAAAAGCCGTCGGCCTGCTCGGTAATGCCAAAGGAGCAGCCAAACCGATTCCGTTTGCTGAGGATACCTGCGTACCGCCGGAACATCTGGCGGATTATATTGCTGAATTTCGCGCGCTGCTCGACAGCCACGGCTTAAGCTACGGTATGTTCGGTCACGTCGATGCAGGTGTCTTGCACGTCCGTCCGGCGCTGGATATGTGCGATCCACAACAAGAGATTTTGATGAAGCAAATCTCTGATGATGTAGTGGCGTTGACTGCGAAATACGGTGGTTTGTTGTGGGGCGAACATGGTAAAGGTTTTCGTGCCGAATACAGCCCGGCGTTTTTTGGAGAGGAACTTTACGGCGAATTACGTAAAGTCAAAGCGGCATTTGATCCACAAAACCGGCTCAACCCAGGGAAAATTTGCCCACCGGAAGGTATCGACGCGCCTATGATGAAAGTGGATGCGGTGAAGCGTGGCACATATGACCGGCAGATCCCCATCGCGGTACGCCAGCAGTGGCGTGGTGCAATGGAGTGTAACGGCAACGGTTTATGCTTCAACTTTGATGCCCGCAGTCCGATGTGCCCGTCGATGAAGATTACCCAGAACCGGATTCATTCACCGAAAGGGCGCGCAACGCTGGTGCGTGAGTGGCTGCGTTTGTTGGCAGATCGCGGCGTTGACCCACTCAAACTGGAACAAGAGCTGCCTGAATCCGGCGTCAGTCTGCGGACGTTAATTGCCCGTACGCGTAATAGCTGGCATGCGAATAAAGGCGAATATGACTTCTCCCATGAAGTCAAAGAGGCGATGTCTGGTTGCCTGGCCTGTAAAGCGTGTTCGACTCAGTGCCCAATCAAAATTGACGTGCCTGAGTTTCGTTCTCGCTTCCTGCAACTCTATCACACCCGTTATTTGCGTCCCCTGCGCGACCACCTCGTCGCCACGGTCGAGAGCTATGCACCGCTGATGGCACGTGCGCCGAAGACTTTTAACTTCTTCATTAACCAGCCGCTGGTGCGCAAACTCTCCGAAAAACATATCGGCATGGTTGATTTGCCGCTGCTGTCGGTGCCATCGCTGCAACAACAAATGGTGGGGCATCGCTCGGCGAATATGACGCTGGAGCAACTGGAGAATCTGACTACAGAACAAAAGGCACGGACCGTGCTGGTGGTGCAGGACCCGTTTACCAGCTATTACGAAGCCCAGGTGGTGGCTGATTTTGTTCGTCTTATCGAGAAATTAGGTTTTCAGCCAGTGTTGCTTCCATTCTCACCAAACGGTAAAGCCCAGCATATAAAGGGCTTCCTGAGTCGTTTTACTAAAACGGCGAAAAAAACCTCAGAGTTACTTAACCGTGTCGCACAATTGGGAATGCCTATGGTGGGCGTAGATCCAGCACTGGTGCTTTGTTATCGGGATGAATACAAACTGGCGCTGGGCGAAAAGCGGGGGGATTTCCATGTCATGCTGGTGAATGAATGGCTTTCATCCGTACTGGAATCTGTGCCGACACGTGAAATGAGTGGCGAGACCTGGTATTTCTTTGGCCATTGTACCGAAGTTACTGCCATACCGGGCGCGCCAGCACAGTGGGCTACCATCTTTGCACGATTTGGCGCCAAACTGGACAACGTCAACGTCGGTTGTTGCGGAATGGCGGGAACGTATGGACATGAGGCGAAAAACCACAAAAATTCGTTAGGCATTTATGAATTATCGTGGCACCAGGCAATGGAAAAATTACCGCGCCAACGCTGCCTGGCAACGGGATATTCCTGCCGCAGTCAGGTTAAACGTATTGAAGGGACGGGGGTTCGTCACCCGTTACAGGCACTACTGGAGTTGATGAAATGA
- a CDS encoding YdiL family protein, with amino-acid sequence MNGYELKALRLIFAMTTQECAQWIALDGNEANWQQWENGDHDIPANVIETLLTMRSQRKDRIHAIISKINSRIGNNTMRYFNDLSSFQAVYPNADFLEWKIYQSVANELYAHDLERLC; translated from the coding sequence ATGAACGGATACGAATTAAAAGCACTACGCCTGATTTTTGCTATGACGACACAAGAATGTGCCCAGTGGATTGCTCTGGATGGCAATGAAGCTAACTGGCAACAATGGGAAAACGGCGACCATGACATTCCAGCCAACGTGATTGAAACGTTGTTGACCATGAGAAGTCAAAGGAAGGACCGTATTCATGCCATTATCAGTAAAATAAATAGTCGTATCGGAAATAACACGATGCGTTATTTCAACGATCTGAGCAGTTTTCAGGCGGTATATCCGAATGCAGATTTTCTCGAGTGGAAAATTTACCAGTCAGTGGCTAATGAATTGTACGCCCACGATTTAGAGCGTCTTTGTTAA
- the sufD gene encoding Fe-S cluster assembly protein SufD — translation MAGLPNSSNALQQWHHLFEAEGAKRSPQAQQHLQQLLRTGLPTRKHEHWKYTPLEGLTNSQFVSIAGEIFPQQRDALALTLDAVRLVFVDGRYVPELSDTTEGSGYEVSINDDRQGLPDAIQAEVFLHLTESLAQSVTHIAVKRGQRPAKPLLLMHITQGVVGEEVNTAHYRHHLDLAEGAEATVIEHFVSLNDARHFTGARFTINVAANAHLQHIKLAFENPVSHHFAHNDLLLADDATAFSHSFLLGGAVLRHNTSTQLNGENSTLRINSLAMPVKNEVCDTRTWLEHNKGFCNSRQLHKTIVSDKGRAVFNGLINVAQHAIKTDGQMTNNNLLMGKLAEVDTKPQLEIYADDVKCSHGATVGRIDDEQMFYLRSRGINQQDAQQMIIYAFAAELTEALRDEGLKQQVLARIGQRLPGGAR, via the coding sequence ATGGCTGGCTTACCGAACAGCAGTAACGCGCTGCAACAGTGGCATCACTTGTTTGAAGCTGAGGGTGCAAAACGCTCCCCGCAAGCACAGCAGCATTTACAACAATTGCTGCGTACCGGACTGCCGACACGCAAACATGAGCACTGGAAATATACGCCGCTGGAAGGGCTGACCAATAGCCAGTTTGTCAGCATTGCGGGGGAGATATTCCCACAGCAGCGTGATGCCTTAGCGTTAACATTAGACGCGGTGCGGCTGGTTTTTGTTGATGGACGCTACGTGCCAGAGCTTAGCGATACAACTGAAGGCAGCGGGTATGAAGTGAGCATTAACGACGACCGTCAGGGATTACCCGACGCTATTCAGGCGGAAGTGTTTCTGCATTTGACGGAAAGCCTGGCGCAAAGCGTGACGCATATCGCCGTGAAGCGCGGTCAACGGCCGGCAAAGCCATTGCTGTTAATGCATATCACCCAGGGTGTGGTAGGTGAAGAGGTGAACACAGCTCATTACCGGCATCATCTGGATCTGGCGGAAGGTGCCGAAGCGACGGTGATTGAGCATTTTGTTAGCCTGAATGACGCTCGTCATTTCACCGGAGCGCGCTTTACCATCAATGTCGCAGCGAACGCCCACTTGCAGCATATCAAGCTGGCGTTTGAAAACCCGGTCAGTCACCACTTTGCCCATAACGATTTGTTGCTGGCTGACGATGCCACTGCATTTAGCCACAGTTTCCTGCTTGGTGGCGCAGTGTTACGACACAACACCAGTACGCAACTCAATGGCGAAAACAGCACGCTGCGGATCAATAGTCTGGCGATGCCGGTGAAAAACGAGGTGTGTGATACCCGTACCTGGCTGGAACACAATAAAGGTTTTTGTAACAGCCGACAGTTACACAAAACTATCGTCAGCGACAAAGGCCGCGCGGTATTTAACGGTTTGATCAACGTCGCGCAGCACGCCATCAAAACGGATGGTCAGATGACCAACAATAATCTGCTGATGGGAAAACTGGCGGAAGTGGATACTAAACCGCAGTTGGAAATCTATGCAGATGATGTGAAATGCAGCCACGGCGCGACGGTGGGGCGTATTGATGATGAACAGATGTTCTATCTGCGCTCGCGCGGGATCAATCAGCAGGATGCCCAGCAGATGATCATTTACGCCTTTGCTGCCGAACTGACGGAAGCACTGCGTGATGAAGGGCTTAAACAGCAGGTGCTGGCCCGAATCGGTCAACGGCTGCCAGGAGGTGCAAGATGA
- the menI gene encoding 1,4-dihydroxy-2-naphthoyl-CoA hydrolase: MIWKRETNIDALNALGEGNMVGLLDIRFEHIGDDSLEATMPVDSRTKQPFGLLHGGASVVLAETLGSVAGYLCTHGDQKVVGIEVNANHVRSAREGRVRGVCKALHTGTRHQVWQIEIFDEQGRLCCTSRLTTAIL; encoded by the coding sequence ATGATCTGGAAACGTGAAACCAACATTGATGCGCTCAATGCTCTTGGGGAAGGCAATATGGTTGGACTGTTGGATATTCGTTTTGAGCATATTGGTGACGATTCACTGGAGGCGACCATGCCGGTAGACTCGCGCACAAAGCAACCTTTTGGGCTGTTACACGGCGGTGCCTCAGTGGTACTGGCGGAAACGCTGGGCTCAGTGGCGGGTTATCTCTGTACTCACGGGGATCAAAAAGTGGTAGGCATTGAGGTAAATGCTAATCATGTTCGCTCAGCCAGGGAAGGGCGTGTACGTGGCGTTTGTAAAGCATTACATACCGGAACCAGGCATCAGGTTTGGCAAATCGAGATTTTCGATGAGCAGGGGCGTTTGTGCTGTACATCACGCCTGACAACGGCAATTTTGTGA
- the sufB gene encoding Fe-S cluster assembly protein SufB, giving the protein MSRNTEATDDVKTWTGGPLNYKEGFFTQLATDELAKGINEEVVRAISAKRNEPEWMLEFRLNAYRAWLEMEEPHWLKAHYDKLNYQDYSYYSAPSCGNCDDTCASEPGAVQQTGANAFLSKEVEAAFEQLGVPVREGKEVAVDAIFDSVSVATTYREKLAEQGIIFCSFGEAIHDHPELVRKYLGTVVPGNDNFFAALNAAVASDGTFIYVPKGVRCPMELSTYFRINAEKTGQFERTILVADEDSYVSYIEGCSAPVRDSYQLHAAVVEVIIHKNAEVKYSTVQNWFPGDNNTGGILNFVTKRALCEGENSKMSWTQSETGSAITWKYPSCILRGDNSIGEFYSVALTSGHQQADTGTKMIHIGKNTKSTIISKGISAGHSQNSYRGLVKIMPTATNARNFTQCDSMLIGANCGAHTFPYVECRNNSAQLEHEATTSRIGEDQLFYCLQRGISEEDAISMIVNGFCKDVFSELPLEFAVEAQKLLAISLEHSVG; this is encoded by the coding sequence ATGTCTCGTAATACTGAAGCAACTGACGATGTCAAAACCTGGACCGGCGGCCCGCTGAATTATAAAGAAGGGTTCTTCACCCAGTTAGCCACCGATGAGCTGGCAAAGGGGATAAACGAAGAGGTGGTGCGCGCAATTTCGGCGAAGCGTAATGAGCCGGAGTGGATGCTGGAGTTTCGTCTCAATGCTTATCGCGCATGGCTGGAGATGGAAGAGCCGCACTGGCTTAAAGCGCACTACGACAAGCTGAATTATCAGGATTACAGTTACTACTCAGCACCATCGTGCGGTAATTGTGACGACACTTGCGCGTCGGAACCCGGCGCGGTGCAGCAAACTGGCGCGAACGCCTTTTTAAGTAAAGAGGTGGAGGCGGCGTTTGAGCAGTTGGGCGTTCCCGTACGGGAAGGCAAAGAAGTGGCAGTGGATGCCATTTTCGACTCTGTTTCGGTTGCCACCACTTATCGCGAAAAACTGGCGGAGCAGGGAATTATTTTTTGTTCCTTTGGCGAGGCGATCCACGATCACCCGGAACTGGTGCGTAAATATCTCGGCACCGTGGTGCCGGGGAATGACAACTTCTTTGCCGCGCTTAATGCGGCGGTGGCCTCTGACGGTACATTTATTTATGTGCCTAAAGGCGTGCGCTGCCCGATGGAACTTTCCACGTATTTCCGTATTAACGCGGAAAAAACCGGGCAGTTTGAGCGCACCATTCTGGTGGCCGACGAAGACAGCTACGTCAGCTACATTGAAGGATGTTCCGCTCCGGTGCGCGACAGCTATCAGTTACACGCGGCGGTGGTGGAAGTCATCATCCATAAAAACGCCGAGGTGAAATATTCCACGGTACAAAACTGGTTCCCTGGCGATAACAACACCGGCGGTATTCTCAACTTCGTCACCAAGCGTGCTTTGTGCGAAGGCGAAAACAGCAAAATGTCATGGACGCAATCAGAAACCGGGTCAGCGATTACGTGGAAATATCCCAGTTGCATTTTGCGCGGCGATAACTCCATCGGTGAGTTTTACTCAGTGGCACTGACCAGCGGTCATCAGCAGGCGGATACCGGCACCAAGATGATCCACATTGGTAAAAACACCAAATCGACCATTATCTCTAAAGGGATCTCAGCCGGACACAGCCAGAACAGTTATCGCGGCTTAGTGAAAATCATGCCGACGGCAACCAATGCACGTAACTTCACCCAGTGCGACTCAATGCTGATAGGCGCTAATTGTGGGGCGCATACTTTCCCGTATGTCGAATGTCGCAATAACAGCGCGCAACTGGAGCACGAGGCAACGACATCACGTATTGGTGAAGATCAACTGTTTTACTGCCTGCAACGCGGGATCAGCGAAGAAGACGCCATCTCGATGATTGTTAACGGCTTTTGCAAAGATGTGTTCTCGGAACTGCCGCTGGAATTTGCCGTTGAAGCACAAAAACTCCTCGCCATCAGTCTTGAACACAGCGTCGGATAA
- a CDS encoding YdiH family protein encodes MTTQFDPAQLAIEFLRRDKTQLSPAQYLKRLKQLELEFTDLMTLSSAELKEEIYFAWRLGVQ; translated from the coding sequence ATGACTACGCAATTTGATCCAGCCCAACTGGCAATTGAATTTTTACGCCGTGACAAAACTCAACTCTCCCCTGCCCAGTATCTTAAGCGCCTGAAACAGTTGGAGCTTGAATTTACTGATCTCATGACACTTTCCTCCGCTGAATTAAAAGAAGAGATCTATTTCGCCTGGCGTCTGGGCGTTCAATAA